The Corynebacterium mycetoides genome includes the window TCGGAGCCGGCCTGGCGGGTCTGACCGCGGCCTACGAGCTGCGGGACCACACGGTCGACGTCTACGAGGCCACCGACCGCATCGGCGGCAAGCTGCACACCGTCGCGTTCGAGGCCGGCCCCACGGACATGGGCGCGGAGGCGTTTTTGGCGCGGCGCGCGGACGCCGTGGAGTTTGTCACGTCGCTGGGTCTCGCCGGCTCGCTGGTTCAGCCCTCCGGCCTCGGCTCCTTGGTCTTCACCGGCGGCGAGGCCAGGCCGCTGCCCCGCGGCGGGGTGATGGGCATTCCGTCGTCATCCGAGCCGGTCAAGCACCTGGTCTCCGCCGCAACGGCCGCGCGTATCGACGCCGAGTCCGACGCGCCCGGCTTCCAGTGGGACACGTCGGGTGACGTCAGCGTCGGCGAGCTCGTGCGCCAGCGCTACGGCGACGAGGTGGTGGACCGCGTCGTCTCCGCGCTGCTCGGCGGCGTGTACTCCTGCACCGCCGACGACCTCGGGGTGCGCGCCACGGTGCCGCAGCTCGCCGCCGAGCTCGACCGGCTTTCCGCCGCGGGCCCGGTGCATCTGTCGGAGGCGGTGCGCAACCTGGAGGCGTCCCGCGCCGAGCTGCCCAGCGGCCAGGGACCGGTGTTCACCACGTTCCGCGAGGGCTACCAGGAGCTCTACGAGGCGCTCGCGGAGAAAAGCGGCGCCGACATCTACGTCGACGCGTTCATTTCCGGCATCGTCCGCGACGGCGGGGGTTTCCGGCTCGCAGGGGGGGAGGACGTGGTGTACGACCGCGTGATCGTCGCCACGCCGGCCCCGACCGCCGCCCTGCTGCTCAAGGGCGTGGCGCCCGAGGCGTCCGCCCGTCTGTCCACCGTCAAGCTCGCCAACTCCGTGGTGGTGGGGATGCGCTTTGCCTCAAGTGACGGACTGCCCGAGAACTCCGGCGTGCTCGTCGCCGCGGACGAGGAGG containing:
- a CDS encoding protoporphyrinogen oxidase, translated to MRIAIVGAGLAGLTAAYELRDHTVDVYEATDRIGGKLHTVAFEAGPTDMGAEAFLARRADAVEFVTSLGLAGSLVQPSGLGSLVFTGGEARPLPRGGVMGIPSSSEPVKHLVSAATAARIDAESDAPGFQWDTSGDVSVGELVRQRYGDEVVDRVVSALLGGVYSCTADDLGVRATVPQLAAELDRLSAAGPVHLSEAVRNLEASRAELPSGQGPVFTTFREGYQELYEALAEKSGADIYVDAFISGIVRDGGGFRLAGGEDVVYDRVIVATPAPTAALLLKGVAPEASARLSTVKLANSVVVGMRFASSDGLPENSGVLVAADEEGLTAKAFTFSSRKWPHLAERGGALVRASFGRFGDDIALRATEDELVDAALDDLATITGFDGRAAGLEEIYVQRWLGGLPRFDPAHLATLAAVDEQLEATPGIVATGAWAGGVGVPSVIAHARAAATKAVS